One segment of Terriglobia bacterium DNA contains the following:
- the argB gene encoding acetylglutamate kinase, with amino-acid sequence MKIVVKAGGQSAEEQFRRQHLARQIAGLARAGHRVVVVHGGGKALTSTLQRLGIETVFHNGLRVTDAATRDVALMVLAGIINKQWVAELEGQRQPAMGICGGDGKLVTARRLSATANGTKKDLGYVGRPTKVNTAILNLAFSKGFVPVVASLGLSAGGEYLNINADDLAAALAIAMEADRLLYLTESGGVWDAERRLLPLVRLKDIQSLIHKGTVRDGMIPKLRSCARTLRQGVHEIDIISPDEQDSLLRTVIKRESVGTRIVRS; translated from the coding sequence TTGAAAATTGTTGTCAAAGCAGGAGGCCAGTCGGCGGAAGAACAGTTTCGGCGCCAACACCTGGCGCGGCAGATTGCTGGTCTGGCCAGGGCCGGCCATCGCGTGGTGGTGGTCCACGGGGGCGGCAAGGCGCTGACCAGCACGCTCCAACGCCTGGGAATTGAGACGGTGTTTCATAACGGCCTGCGTGTGACCGACGCCGCCACGCGCGACGTTGCCTTGATGGTGCTGGCCGGCATCATCAACAAGCAGTGGGTGGCCGAACTCGAGGGGCAGCGACAGCCCGCGATGGGCATCTGCGGCGGCGACGGCAAGCTGGTGACGGCGCGCCGCCTCTCGGCAACTGCCAATGGGACTAAAAAGGACTTGGGTTATGTTGGCCGTCCGACAAAAGTGAACACCGCCATTCTCAATCTGGCCTTCTCGAAGGGGTTCGTACCCGTGGTGGCGAGCCTGGGGCTCAGCGCCGGCGGTGAATACCTCAATATCAACGCCGATGACCTGGCGGCGGCGCTGGCAATCGCCATGGAAGCCGACCGGCTGCTTTACCTGACCGAATCCGGCGGTGTGTGGGACGCAGAACGGCGATTGCTTCCCCTGGTACGGCTCAAGGATATTCAGAGCCTGATTCATAAGGGCACGGTGCGGGACGGAATGATTCCGAAGCTGCGGTCCTGCGCGCGAACCCTTCGGCAGGGCGTCCATGAGATCGACATCATTTCTCCCGACGAGCAAGACTCTTTGCTTCGGACTGTCATCAAACGTGAGAGCGTGGGGACACGGATCGTAAGGTCATAA
- a CDS encoding aspartate aminotransferase family protein: protein MNYQQIAKLEERRLVPTYQRLPFLATGGEGCCLYDDQGRKYLDFLGGLGVNALGHSHPEIMAVLRDPSEDLLHVSNLIYHRFQAPLADQLAKLSGLDRVFFANTGTEAVEAALKLARAYGREHSPDRTGILAIENSFHGRTMGALAVTWPEKYRKPFEPLPPGVKFIRQDDVVHLKRNFSPDVAALVVEVIQGEGGIVELDEEFLRTGQELCREHGSVFICDEIQCGMGRTGNFFAYQRMGLKPDIVLVAKPLAGGLPLAALVAREEVAQAFHTGMHGTTFGGGPLQCRLALKFLEILQRPEFLEHVREVGSYFKDQLLGLQKELPVIRQVRGQGLMLAAELSIPGKELVQQGVEAGVLFNCTQEQVLRFLPPLIIQRQHVDQLIEVLRSILISASRIETKGVRA from the coding sequence ATGAACTACCAACAGATCGCCAAACTTGAAGAACGCAGGCTCGTTCCCACCTATCAGCGCCTGCCTTTTCTGGCAACGGGCGGCGAGGGCTGCTGCCTGTATGACGATCAAGGCCGGAAATATCTGGACTTCCTCGGCGGCCTCGGAGTAAACGCCCTCGGCCACTCGCACCCGGAAATCATGGCTGTCTTGCGCGATCCCTCGGAGGACCTGCTCCACGTTTCGAACCTCATCTACCATCGTTTCCAGGCGCCGCTGGCCGATCAACTGGCAAAGCTCTCAGGACTCGACCGCGTATTCTTTGCCAACACGGGCACCGAAGCCGTCGAGGCCGCTCTCAAGCTGGCCCGCGCTTACGGTCGCGAGCATTCGCCGGACCGCACCGGCATCCTGGCCATCGAGAACTCATTCCACGGCCGCACCATGGGCGCCCTGGCCGTAACCTGGCCTGAAAAGTACCGCAAGCCCTTCGAGCCTCTGCCGCCGGGCGTGAAGTTTATCCGCCAGGATGACGTGGTCCATCTCAAGAGAAACTTTTCGCCGGACGTTGCCGCGCTGGTGGTGGAAGTCATCCAGGGCGAAGGCGGCATTGTGGAACTCGACGAGGAATTCCTGAGGACCGGCCAGGAACTCTGCCGCGAGCACGGCTCGGTGTTCATCTGTGATGAAATCCAGTGCGGCATGGGCCGAACCGGCAATTTCTTCGCCTATCAGCGGATGGGCCTCAAGCCAGACATCGTTCTGGTTGCCAAGCCCCTGGCCGGCGGCTTGCCGCTGGCGGCCCTGGTGGCTCGCGAAGAAGTGGCCCAGGCGTTCCATACCGGCATGCACGGCACGACTTTCGGCGGCGGCCCGCTGCAATGCCGTCTGGCCCTGAAGTTTCTTGAAATCCTCCAGCGGCCCGAATTTCTGGAGCATGTCCGCGAGGTTGGCTCGTATTTTAAGGACCAGTTGCTGGGTCTTCAAAAAGAACTACCCGTCATTCGCCAGGTCCGCGGCCAGGGGCTGATGCTCGCCGCGGAACTCTCCATCCCCGGCAAGGAACTCGTCCAGCAGGGGGTGGAAGCCGGGGTCCTCTTCAATTGCACGCAGGAGCAGGTCCTGAGATTTCTTCCTCCTCTAATCATCCAGCGGCAGCACGTCGATCAACTGATTGAGGTGCTGCGCTCGATTTTAATTTCTGCATCACGCATTGAAACGAAAGGGGTGCGCGCATGA
- the argF gene encoding ornithine carbamoyltransferase — translation MTPVATMEKIEKKEQLSVHDLIADQDLTANDVQLIFDLANRVKSSPAAYAQALAGKQLAMIFEKPSLRTRVTFEVGMTSMGGFAVYLDHSKPRLGERESIKDVARNLDRWVNGIVARTFSHNSVVELAENAAIPVVNALTDLLHPCQALGDYFTLTEKFGGVKGLKLAFIGDGNNVCHSLMLTGAKLGATVRVATPSGFEPKTQMVEQAKALARATGARIDLFRDPLEAVAGVQAVYTDVWASMGQEYAAHLRTQVFAPYQVTESLMQAAGPDTVFLHCLPAHRGQEVSDAVIDSCRSLVYDQAENRLHVQKALLLLLMQSH, via the coding sequence ATGACGCCCGTTGCGACTATGGAAAAGATTGAAAAAAAAGAACAGCTCAGTGTTCATGATTTAATCGCGGACCAGGATCTCACTGCGAACGACGTTCAACTGATTTTTGATCTCGCAAATCGAGTGAAGTCTTCGCCCGCAGCATACGCACAGGCGCTGGCCGGCAAGCAACTGGCCATGATCTTCGAAAAGCCGTCACTCCGCACTCGCGTGACTTTTGAAGTGGGCATGACCAGCATGGGAGGATTTGCCGTCTACCTGGACCACTCCAAACCGCGCCTGGGAGAACGGGAATCGATCAAAGATGTGGCCCGCAATCTGGACCGCTGGGTGAACGGTATCGTAGCCCGCACGTTCTCTCACAACTCCGTCGTCGAACTGGCCGAAAACGCCGCTATTCCCGTGGTCAATGCCCTTACGGACCTGCTGCATCCCTGCCAGGCGCTTGGCGACTACTTTACCCTGACGGAAAAGTTCGGCGGCGTGAAGGGCTTGAAGCTCGCCTTCATCGGCGACGGCAACAACGTCTGCCATTCGCTGATGCTGACCGGCGCAAAGCTGGGCGCCACGGTGCGGGTTGCGACGCCCTCCGGCTTCGAGCCCAAAACGCAAATGGTGGAACAGGCCAAAGCCCTGGCTCGCGCGACGGGCGCCAGGATCGATCTGTTCCGCGATCCGCTGGAGGCCGTTGCCGGCGTACAGGCGGTCTACACGGATGTATGGGCCAGCATGGGCCAGGAATACGCCGCTCATCTCCGGACGCAGGTCTTCGCCCCATACCAGGTGACGGAAAGCCTGATGCAGGCTGCGGGGCCCGACACCGTTTTCCTCCACTGCCTCCCGGCGCACCGGGGGCAGGAAGTCAGCGACGCCGTGATCGATTCCTGCAGGTCGCTCGTCTACGACCAGGCTGAGAACCGTTTGCACGTTCAGAAGGCGCTTCTCCTGCTGCTGATGCAGTCCCATTGA